A portion of the Paenibacillus hamazuiensis genome contains these proteins:
- a CDS encoding extracellular solute-binding protein: protein MGNTKCLALLLTMPLCAIAACSNNFAVPSGGPESGEIRVSEQNKTTITLQTLQSDKSTPAYKIEEKLVNDYMASHPRVKIEFDRLNTEQQKSKLKTQAAFGEMADITMVNPGAQMKPYVDGGMLAPLNDMLDEKLKATFQSGVLNYYTFDGKLYALPYNLNIAGVFYNKELFAQAGLTPPGTFEGLLEAVEQFRGQGITPMVIGAKDRWPTSFLFMAIVQRLNGGPGFLQDVIDRKRRFDDPVFVEAIAKLEELIRANAFQEGAVSTDSTTASALFRNGQAAMYYTGTWEVPKIEVSPIKDNIGFFKFPTVDGKGDLNDFMIAPGTAYTISAGSKHIKECKDFLKYFMTNYPKVAVAMNSAVGLSQKVDGDFQAAGYSVLQTEMIGMFKDIKGGDMNFDNVIVPAVTQTHLDRLQNLFVQPARPLDVAIEHQLSWEASTKEARR, encoded by the coding sequence ATGGGGAACACCAAATGCTTGGCCTTGCTTCTAACGATGCCTCTATGCGCGATTGCTGCCTGCAGCAATAATTTTGCCGTTCCTTCGGGTGGTCCGGAGAGCGGGGAAATCCGCGTCTCCGAGCAGAACAAAACAACGATCACCCTCCAAACGCTTCAGTCGGACAAATCGACTCCCGCCTATAAAATAGAAGAAAAACTCGTGAACGACTACATGGCGAGCCATCCCCGCGTCAAAATCGAATTCGACCGGTTAAATACCGAGCAGCAGAAAAGCAAACTGAAAACGCAGGCCGCCTTCGGCGAAATGGCCGATATTACGATGGTCAATCCCGGAGCGCAGATGAAGCCTTATGTCGACGGCGGCATGCTGGCTCCGCTGAACGACATGTTGGATGAAAAGCTGAAAGCGACGTTCCAAAGCGGCGTACTGAACTATTATACGTTTGACGGAAAATTGTATGCGCTTCCATATAATCTGAACATCGCCGGTGTGTTTTACAATAAAGAATTGTTCGCTCAGGCGGGTTTAACGCCGCCCGGCACATTCGAAGGTTTGCTTGAGGCGGTCGAACAGTTCAGGGGTCAGGGAATTACTCCTATGGTCATCGGCGCGAAGGACCGCTGGCCGACCTCGTTTTTGTTTATGGCTATCGTTCAGCGGCTGAACGGAGGCCCGGGTTTTTTGCAGGATGTCATCGACCGCAAGCGGAGGTTCGACGATCCCGTTTTCGTTGAGGCGATTGCGAAGCTGGAGGAGTTGATCCGGGCGAACGCCTTTCAGGAAGGGGCCGTATCGACCGATTCCACGACCGCTTCGGCGCTGTTCCGCAACGGTCAAGCCGCCATGTATTACACGGGCACCTGGGAGGTGCCGAAAATCGAAGTTTCGCCGATCAAGGACAATATCGGTTTTTTCAAATTTCCGACCGTGGACGGGAAGGGCGATTTGAACGATTTCATGATCGCCCCCGGAACGGCATATACGATTTCGGCGGGCAGTAAACATATAAAGGAATGCAAAGATTTTCTGAAATATTTCATGACGAATTACCCGAAGGTGGCGGTTGCGATGAATTCCGCCGTCGGTCTCAGCCAGAAGGTGGACGGCGACTTTCAGGCGGCCGGATATTCCGTGCTGCAAACCGAAATGATCGGGATGTTCAAGGACATTAAAGGGGGAGACATGAATTTCGATAACGTGATCGTTCCGGCTGTCACCCAAACGCATCTGGACAGGCTGCAAAATTTGTTCGTGCAGCCGGCGCGCCCCCTCGACGTGGCGATTGAGCACCAGCTTTCCTGGGAGGCAAGCACGAAGGAGGCGCGCCGATGA
- a CDS encoding winged helix-turn-helix transcriptional regulator: protein MMDRTCPGTVEPILEILDSKWTLLLLFELFNGTRRFGELRRRLQPISPKTLTDRLRMLEEKGIVTRTLYPGVPLHVEYELTESGQGLQPIFEAMWTWTQQFGAYLKKETNEAGEQGEKVM from the coding sequence ATGATGGATCGAACCTGTCCCGGCACTGTTGAACCTATCCTCGAGATCCTGGACAGCAAGTGGACGCTTCTGCTCTTGTTCGAATTGTTTAACGGGACCCGGCGTTTCGGGGAATTACGCCGCAGGCTGCAGCCCATTAGCCCGAAAACTTTGACAGACCGTTTGCGGATGCTGGAGGAGAAGGGAATCGTCACTCGCACTCTTTATCCCGGCGTACCGCTGCATGTCGAATATGAACTTACCGAGTCGGGGCAGGGGCTGCAGCCGATATTTGAGGCTATGTGGACATGGACTCAGCAGTTTGGCGCCTATCTGAAGAAAGAGACAAACGAGGCGGGGGAACAAGGAGAAAAGGTAATGTAA
- a CDS encoding nucleotidyltransferase domain-containing protein — MMLPIHEQFIEKVKEKFIRDRRLVGLLAGGSMITGEMDEYSDLDLVVVYRAAYREEIMNERLNIAGQPGGLLAAFTGEHVGEPRLIICLYGPSPLHVDYKFVSLEELEHRIENPLVLWERGTEISEVLRRTQPLHPDLDPQWIEDRFWIWVHYGATKLGRGELFELVDILNFIRSTVLGPLILAQNGQLPRGVRRLEQHVPAAIAELEETVPMHSSESCYRSLQASIRIYRRLRGHAANLAAHREDAEKASTAFLDQVYASLRKS; from the coding sequence ATGATGCTTCCCATCCACGAACAGTTTATCGAAAAAGTAAAAGAGAAGTTCATTCGGGATCGCCGGTTGGTCGGGCTGCTTGCCGGCGGTTCGATGATAACGGGCGAAATGGATGAGTATAGTGATCTTGACCTGGTTGTCGTGTATCGGGCGGCTTACCGGGAAGAGATCATGAACGAACGTCTGAACATAGCGGGGCAGCCGGGAGGTTTGCTTGCCGCTTTTACGGGCGAGCATGTCGGCGAGCCGCGGTTGATCATCTGCCTGTACGGTCCGTCACCGCTTCATGTCGATTATAAGTTCGTTTCACTTGAGGAGCTTGAGCACCGCATTGAAAATCCTCTCGTACTCTGGGAAAGGGGAACGGAAATCAGTGAAGTACTTCGGCGAACGCAGCCGCTGCATCCTGATCTCGACCCTCAATGGATCGAGGACCGGTTTTGGATCTGGGTGCATTATGGTGCAACGAAGCTGGGGAGAGGCGAATTGTTCGAATTGGTCGATATTCTGAACTTTATCCGCAGCACTGTGCTAGGGCCGCTCATTTTGGCCCAAAATGGGCAGCTTCCCAGAGGCGTGAGGAGGTTGGAGCAGCATGTCCCGGCTGCGATCGCAGAGCTAGAGGAAACCGTCCCCATGCACAGTTCGGAAAGCTGCTACCGCTCGCTGCAAGCGTCCATTCGCATATACCGCCGCCTCCGCGGACATGCGGCCAACCTGGCGGCGCACAGGGAAGATGCCGAAAAGGCATCGACAGCCTTCCTGGATCAGGTGTACGCTTCGCTACGTAAAAGCTGA
- a CDS encoding carbohydrate ABC transporter permease yields the protein MIKTTASRQTFLTLNYIVLTLTSLAMLLPFLHIVAGSFSGGTALSQGRVSIVPVDFTLINYAAVLKNAAIWKSFGVTVLLTAGGTCINLFFTALTAYALSRPELKGRSAILLLAVFTMIFQVPIIPGYLLVKALGLLNTLWALIIPGMISAFNLIIMVSFFREIPEGLVEAAKIDGAGEYRTWWSVVLPLSLPSLSTIGLFYAVGHWNGYFSAIMYIRNPGLFPLQVKLRQLLVDSDTEALTQSVSLTLQSAEAIKMATIIVATLPILFVYPLVQKHFIKGAMLGSVKG from the coding sequence ATGATCAAAACAACCGCATCGCGGCAAACGTTTCTTACGCTCAACTATATCGTCTTGACGCTGACAAGCCTCGCCATGCTGCTGCCGTTTCTGCATATCGTGGCCGGCTCCTTCAGCGGAGGGACGGCGCTTTCGCAGGGGAGAGTCAGCATCGTTCCGGTCGATTTTACGCTGATCAACTATGCGGCCGTGCTGAAGAACGCCGCGATCTGGAAATCGTTCGGCGTTACGGTGCTGCTGACGGCGGGCGGTACGTGCATCAACTTGTTTTTTACCGCGCTGACGGCGTATGCGTTATCGAGGCCGGAGCTGAAGGGCCGCTCGGCGATTTTGCTGCTGGCGGTGTTCACGATGATTTTCCAGGTGCCGATCATTCCCGGCTACTTGCTCGTCAAGGCGCTCGGCCTGCTGAACACGCTGTGGGCGCTTATCATACCGGGCATGATCAGCGCGTTTAACCTGATCATAATGGTTTCCTTTTTCCGGGAAATCCCCGAGGGGCTTGTGGAGGCGGCCAAAATCGACGGAGCGGGAGAATACCGCACCTGGTGGAGCGTCGTGCTTCCGCTGTCGCTGCCGTCGCTCAGCACGATCGGGCTGTTTTACGCGGTGGGGCATTGGAACGGGTACTTCAGCGCGATCATGTACATCCGCAACCCCGGATTGTTCCCGCTGCAGGTCAAGCTGCGTCAGCTTCTCGTCGACAGCGATACCGAGGCGCTTACGCAAAGCGTCAGCCTGACGCTGCAGTCGGCCGAGGCGATCAAGATGGCCACGATCATCGTGGCGACGCTGCCCATCCTGTTTGTTTACCCGCTGGTCCAGAAGCATTTTATTAAGGGCGCTATGCTCGGATCGGTGAAGGGGTGA
- a CDS encoding MGH1-like glycoside hydrolase domain-containing protein: MVVNSEHLAGTHDLIGLPLWGPYTKTYMGISHIADAERGIRFDLSVFPGFYRRKVDVPNVMWESGYHPWEASPDLAYFAHRHELEWKDRVYADIAYAAPGTGTTAGAGENVRLIRCKLANRTDMEQNAVLHFMASLHLPQVRPHGEALQTVGVRLPEGAVWVDALDYAELAFAVPRPSDRLVYDGFYRAEVRAQRFVGGSAVGAGFGRDPGDRAVYRVHAVRTLEQAVLLLRYRLPQGESAAFALEIAGGFAGELRLEGGGDAELAAVPLGRLEPGEHTVSLVSAGGSARLELDGFAIAEERQCGQVAFVPDSRCLRPRIETGPAANSLLLQYEGVDHVYGLLWQFADFEIREFHCSELDRFMRHTVHHHVHSVFKDESGGDGHFTNVFLRPIPLAPQSSRTVYGMVCAGSRDEVLRRLAAWNGAGDRYAAAFQEAETGAARVDRTANEGGKRYALSQRLMAATLLTNVVYPVYTKRSYIRHNTPGRWWDCLYTWDSGFIGLGLSELDTQRAVECLNAYVTEPGDPHAAFIHHGSMVPVQHYLFLELWNKTQSQELLAYFYPRLREYYLFYAGKSAGSTTSTLKSGLLKTWDYFYNSGGWDDYPPQVHVHREKLTETAAPVSNTCHAVRIAKILKMAAAAIGGLDDHIGEYERDIAAFAESVQRHAWDEEAGYFGYVLHDEAGQPAGLLRHESGQNYNMGLDGIYPLVAGIATADQERRMVGRIQDPSRLWSRIGLSTVDQSAAYYRADGYWNGAVWMPHQWFFWKALLGLGEIEAARRIARTALDLWQAETEATYNCYEHFIVQSGRGAGWHHFGGLSAPVLGWFAAYHRPGTLTCGFDVWAERAKFSEDCTALTADLRYCDRADRMHAALVCMAPGYRYRAKWNGREISPCGQEDGMLEMLLPGEDGQLTVETEA, translated from the coding sequence ATGGTGGTGAATTCGGAGCATTTGGCAGGCACGCATGACTTGATTGGACTTCCCCTGTGGGGGCCGTACACGAAAACATATATGGGCATTTCGCACATCGCGGACGCGGAGCGGGGCATTCGCTTCGATCTGAGCGTATTTCCGGGATTTTACCGGAGAAAGGTGGATGTGCCGAATGTGATGTGGGAATCCGGCTATCATCCGTGGGAAGCGTCGCCGGATCTCGCCTACTTTGCTCATCGGCATGAGCTGGAATGGAAGGACCGCGTATATGCCGACATCGCTTATGCCGCTCCCGGTACCGGTACCACTGCCGGTGCCGGCGAAAATGTGCGGCTTATTCGCTGCAAGCTGGCGAACCGCACCGATATGGAGCAAAACGCGGTTTTGCATTTTATGGCTTCGCTGCATTTGCCGCAGGTGCGTCCGCACGGCGAGGCGCTGCAGACGGTCGGCGTCCGCCTGCCGGAGGGCGCGGTATGGGTGGACGCGCTCGATTACGCGGAGCTGGCCTTCGCCGTGCCGAGACCGAGCGACCGTCTCGTTTACGACGGCTTTTACCGCGCGGAGGTTCGGGCGCAGCGGTTTGTGGGCGGCTCCGCGGTCGGCGCGGGCTTCGGGCGGGATCCGGGCGATCGCGCCGTGTACCGCGTCCACGCGGTGCGGACGCTGGAGCAGGCGGTGCTGCTGCTCCGCTACCGGCTGCCGCAGGGCGAGTCCGCCGCCTTCGCGCTCGAAATCGCGGGCGGCTTCGCGGGCGAGCTGCGGCTGGAAGGCGGCGGCGACGCCGAGCTCGCGGCGGTGCCTTTGGGCCGGCTGGAGCCGGGCGAACACACGGTGTCGCTCGTCTCCGCCGGAGGCTCGGCCCGCCTGGAGCTGGACGGCTTTGCGATCGCCGAAGAGCGGCAGTGCGGACAGGTTGCTTTCGTACCCGACTCGCGCTGTCTGCGCCCGCGCATTGAAACGGGGCCTGCCGCAAACAGCCTGCTTTTGCAATACGAAGGCGTTGACCATGTATACGGCTTGCTTTGGCAGTTTGCCGATTTTGAGATCCGCGAGTTCCACTGCAGCGAGCTGGACCGGTTCATGCGGCATACGGTGCATCATCATGTACACTCGGTGTTTAAGGATGAGAGCGGAGGCGACGGCCATTTCACGAACGTGTTTCTCCGCCCGATCCCGCTCGCCCCGCAAAGCTCGCGGACCGTTTACGGCATGGTATGCGCAGGGAGCAGGGACGAGGTGTTGCGGAGGCTCGCCGCCTGGAACGGTGCGGGTGATCGCTATGCGGCGGCTTTTCAGGAGGCGGAGACAGGAGCCGCTCGGGTCGACCGTACGGCCAACGAAGGCGGGAAGCGGTATGCGCTCAGCCAGCGGTTGATGGCGGCGACGCTGCTCACCAACGTCGTGTATCCGGTATATACGAAGCGCAGCTACATCCGGCACAATACGCCGGGGCGCTGGTGGGACTGCCTGTACACATGGGATTCCGGCTTCATCGGCCTTGGCCTCTCCGAGCTGGATACGCAGCGAGCCGTCGAGTGCCTGAACGCTTATGTGACCGAACCCGGCGATCCGCACGCCGCGTTCATCCATCACGGCAGCATGGTGCCGGTGCAGCATTATCTGTTCCTCGAGCTGTGGAACAAGACGCAGTCGCAGGAGCTGCTCGCCTACTTTTACCCGCGGCTGCGCGAGTATTATTTGTTTTACGCCGGCAAATCGGCCGGCTCGACGACAAGCACGCTGAAGTCGGGCCTCTTGAAAACGTGGGATTACTTTTACAACTCCGGCGGCTGGGACGACTACCCGCCTCAGGTTCACGTGCACCGTGAAAAATTAACGGAGACAGCCGCACCCGTGTCCAATACGTGCCATGCCGTGCGCATTGCGAAAATTCTCAAAATGGCCGCCGCCGCCATCGGCGGGCTGGACGACCACATCGGCGAGTATGAACGGGACATCGCGGCATTCGCCGAGTCGGTGCAGCGGCACGCCTGGGATGAGGAAGCGGGCTACTTCGGCTACGTGCTGCACGACGAAGCCGGACAGCCGGCCGGGCTGCTCCGCCACGAAAGCGGGCAAAATTACAACATGGGGCTCGACGGCATTTACCCGCTCGTAGCGGGCATCGCAACGGCGGATCAGGAGCGGCGCATGGTCGGCCGTATCCAGGATCCTTCGCGGCTGTGGAGCCGCATCGGGCTGTCCACCGTCGACCAAAGCGCGGCCTATTACCGCGCGGATGGGTATTGGAACGGCGCCGTCTGGATGCCGCACCAATGGTTTTTCTGGAAAGCGCTGCTCGGGCTCGGCGAAATTGAAGCCGCCCGCCGGATCGCCCGGACGGCTCTCGATTTGTGGCAGGCGGAGACGGAAGCGACGTACAACTGCTACGAGCATTTTATCGTGCAGTCGGGGAGAGGGGCCGGGTGGCATCATTTCGGCGGTTTGTCTGCGCCTGTGCTTGGCTGGTTCGCCGCTTACCATCGGCCGGGGACACTGACCTGCGGCTTCGACGTTTGGGCGGAACGGGCGAAGTTCAGCGAAGACTGCACCGCATTAACGGCCGATCTTCGGTACTGCGACCGGGCGGACCGGATGCATGCGGCGCTTGTCTGCATGGCGCCGGGATACCGTTACCGGGCAAAATGGAACGGCCGGGAAATCAGCCCGTGCGGGCAGGAGGACGGCATGCTGGAAATGCTGCTTCCGGGTGAGGACGGACAATTGACCGTTGAAACGGAGGCGTAA
- a CDS encoding dihydrofolate reductase family protein → MMKTILWATLTANGNYAQSGPDNPPKKEALDDFAAHTKAAGNFIVGRRTFMGMQDSSRVSQEEQANANGPFAGLDIVVISKSIQDIPGVTVVRSPQEALNYLRQKGHQTALISGGADIHNSFLSQGLVDEVIFNVAPVLEGKGLNLLIDTNNYQHKHVQLLDCKPLGSGVVQLRYAIGR, encoded by the coding sequence ATGATGAAAACTATTTTATGGGCAACGTTAACCGCTAACGGCAATTATGCGCAATCAGGTCCGGACAATCCGCCGAAAAAAGAAGCGCTGGACGACTTCGCCGCGCACACCAAAGCTGCCGGAAATTTCATAGTCGGACGCAGAACGTTTATGGGAATGCAAGACTCAAGCAGAGTCTCCCAAGAGGAGCAGGCAAACGCGAACGGTCCTTTCGCCGGACTGGATATCGTCGTTATATCCAAGAGCATCCAGGACATCCCCGGCGTAACGGTGGTAAGATCGCCTCAGGAAGCATTGAATTACTTGCGGCAAAAGGGCCATCAAACCGCACTCATCAGCGGCGGAGCGGATATTCACAATTCGTTTTTAAGCCAAGGACTAGTAGACGAAGTGATTTTCAATGTGGCGCCGGTGTTGGAAGGGAAAGGGTTAAATCTTTTAATCGACACAAATAACTACCAGCATAAGCATGTGCAGTTGCTGGACTGCAAGCCCCTGGGCAGCGGCGTCGTTCAATTGCGCTATGCGATCGGGCGGTAA
- a CDS encoding ABC transporter permease has translation MDVREKRLASGTPEPFASETLPASADNVTQRVGNAGSARKPYVLKYWQIYTMVLPGVLYFILFKYVPLTGIVIAFQDYNVFNGITGSPFVGFKHFVNLFTYPEFLRVLKNTLLISVYQIVFGFPAPIVLALLMNEVRRMLFKRTVQTVLYLPHFLSWVIVGGLVINFLSPSSGMVNDVLRWMGKEPVFFMQEPGYFRSIVVISGIWKEVGWGTIIYLAALAGINPELYEAAEVDGAGRMRQTFSITLPSLLPTIMVLLLLRIGHILDLGFEQVYMLLNPLVTSTGEIIDTYIYRIGLLGGQYSYTTAIGLFKSLVGVILVVGANQLSKKTTGNSIY, from the coding sequence ATGGATGTGAGAGAGAAGCGGCTTGCTTCGGGGACGCCGGAACCATTTGCGTCCGAGACGCTGCCTGCTTCCGCAGATAACGTGACGCAACGCGTCGGGAACGCCGGAAGCGCCCGCAAGCCGTACGTGCTGAAATATTGGCAAATTTATACGATGGTGCTGCCGGGCGTGCTGTATTTCATCCTTTTCAAGTATGTGCCGCTTACCGGTATTGTTATCGCGTTCCAGGACTATAACGTGTTTAACGGCATTACGGGCAGCCCGTTCGTCGGGTTCAAGCATTTCGTCAACTTGTTCACGTACCCGGAGTTTTTGCGTGTGCTGAAAAATACGCTGCTGATCAGCGTGTACCAGATCGTTTTCGGGTTTCCGGCGCCGATCGTGCTGGCGCTGCTGATGAACGAGGTCAGGCGGATGCTGTTCAAACGGACGGTGCAGACGGTGCTGTACCTTCCGCATTTTTTGTCATGGGTTATCGTCGGGGGGCTTGTGATCAACTTCCTGTCCCCGAGCTCCGGCATGGTGAACGACGTGCTGCGCTGGATGGGGAAGGAGCCGGTGTTTTTCATGCAGGAGCCGGGTTATTTCCGGTCGATTGTCGTCATCTCGGGGATCTGGAAGGAGGTCGGTTGGGGAACGATCATTTATTTGGCCGCCCTGGCAGGCATCAATCCCGAGCTGTACGAGGCGGCGGAGGTGGACGGCGCCGGCCGGATGAGGCAAACGTTCAGCATCACGCTGCCGTCGCTTTTGCCGACGATCATGGTGCTGCTGCTGCTGCGCATCGGGCACATTCTCGACCTCGGCTTCGAGCAGGTGTACATGCTGCTGAATCCGCTCGTGACGTCGACCGGCGAAATCATCGACACGTACATTTACCGGATCGGCCTGCTCGGCGGCCAATACAGCTACACGACGGCGATTGGGCTGTTCAAATCGCTCGTCGGCGTCATTCTCGTGGTCGGCGCCAATCAACTGAGCAAAAAGACAACCGGAAATTCGATTTACTGA
- a CDS encoding WYL domain-containing protein, with amino-acid sequence MQRWEAFHLPSLLEGAMEQKILHITYESEKAITERDIQLVGLYSMNGKWYCPAYDFQSTDYRLFRANRIKAVSISPNQTRKKVMTTCLSRIGSIKSGNVRNIKRNMNC; translated from the coding sequence GTGCAGAGATGGGAAGCGTTTCATCTGCCTTCCTTGCTTGAAGGAGCCATGGAACAAAAGATACTCCATATCACCTATGAATCGGAAAAGGCAATTACCGAAAGGGATATTCAATTGGTAGGGCTCTATTCTATGAATGGAAAATGGTACTGTCCCGCTTACGACTTTCAGAGCACTGATTACCGTCTGTTTCGCGCAAACCGCATCAAGGCCGTATCCATCAGCCCTAATCAAACAAGAAAAAAAGTCATGACAACCTGCTTATCACGGATTGGTTCGATAAAGAGCGGGAACGTGAGGAACATCAAGAGGAATATGAATTGTTAG
- a CDS encoding extracellular solute-binding protein has protein sequence MNKRWMTTAMAVTVAAGSLAGCASDNGKGASPGSAGGGSDSKPVKLKIGIGTEGLQYIEGSPNINEDKYTKKLRELSKTDFTLDLIPHREFDQKLTLLFAGGELPDLLQTHGINKPEVAPAVDTGAIIPLNDLIDKYGPNLKKNISKEAWEFASVSKNGKIYGIPNVNATPNGNVMMVRKDWLDKLGMKAPKTIDEYIDMLRAFRDKDPNGNGKNDEIPYSGREKLAFTEAFFGAYDAIPVDWKFENGELVPNMIRPQMKTALATYRKLYEEKLLDNEVFVQVAKDWDAKIKAKGIVGLWTHAPRLADKWSAEVKTGTPTGVVDIIPAPTGPDGKGGFSIGSTVGGNIWVIPKTTKNPENAIKFLDWFYSDEAQKFLTYGIEGEDYTVENGKINYKYPVKQEDIYREEMHLTWLRMVGPLHLTDTEFMKNRPSGDLVLKAMDIASKEGRKNDGLGMPSLPTLQARPELGRDGLWLETAAKIVTGKEPVDSFDKFVLDWKKRGGDQVIKEATEWYKSTHK, from the coding sequence ATGAACAAAAGATGGATGACGACGGCAATGGCGGTAACGGTGGCGGCAGGGTCGCTTGCGGGCTGCGCTTCGGACAATGGCAAGGGCGCTTCACCCGGCTCCGCGGGAGGCGGCAGCGACAGCAAGCCGGTCAAGCTGAAGATAGGGATCGGCACGGAAGGGCTGCAGTACATCGAGGGGTCGCCCAATATCAACGAGGATAAATATACGAAAAAGCTGCGGGAGCTGTCGAAGACGGACTTCACGCTCGATCTGATCCCGCACCGCGAGTTCGACCAGAAGCTGACGCTGCTGTTCGCCGGCGGCGAGCTGCCCGATTTGCTGCAAACGCACGGCATCAACAAACCCGAAGTGGCGCCTGCGGTCGACACCGGGGCGATCATTCCGCTGAACGACCTGATCGACAAATACGGGCCGAATCTGAAAAAGAACATTTCCAAGGAGGCGTGGGAGTTCGCCTCGGTCAGCAAAAACGGCAAAATTTACGGCATCCCGAACGTCAACGCCACTCCCAACGGCAACGTGATGATGGTGCGCAAGGATTGGCTCGACAAGCTGGGCATGAAGGCGCCGAAAACGATCGACGAATATATCGATATGCTGCGCGCATTCCGCGACAAAGACCCGAACGGCAACGGCAAAAATGATGAAATTCCGTATTCGGGAAGGGAAAAACTCGCCTTTACCGAGGCGTTTTTCGGGGCGTACGATGCGATTCCGGTCGATTGGAAGTTCGAAAACGGCGAGCTCGTGCCGAATATGATCCGGCCGCAAATGAAAACGGCGCTGGCCACCTACCGCAAATTGTACGAGGAAAAGCTGCTCGACAACGAAGTGTTCGTGCAGGTGGCGAAGGATTGGGACGCCAAAATCAAAGCGAAGGGCATCGTCGGCCTGTGGACCCATGCTCCGCGACTGGCCGACAAATGGTCGGCCGAGGTGAAGACGGGCACTCCGACGGGTGTAGTCGACATCATTCCGGCTCCGACCGGTCCTGACGGCAAGGGCGGATTCAGCATCGGCTCGACGGTCGGCGGCAACATATGGGTCATCCCGAAAACGACAAAAAATCCGGAAAACGCGATCAAGTTCCTCGACTGGTTTTACAGCGACGAAGCGCAGAAGTTTTTGACCTACGGCATCGAGGGTGAAGATTACACGGTGGAAAACGGCAAAATCAACTACAAGTATCCGGTGAAGCAGGAAGATATTTACCGCGAGGAAATGCATTTGACCTGGCTGCGTATGGTCGGCCCGCTTCATTTGACCGATACCGAGTTTATGAAAAACCGCCCGTCCGGCGATCTCGTGCTGAAAGCGATGGATATCGCGAGCAAGGAAGGCCGCAAAAACGACGGGCTCGGCATGCCGTCTTTGCCGACGCTGCAGGCGCGTCCGGAGCTGGGCCGCGACGGCTTGTGGCTGGAAACGGCGGCGAAAATCGTCACCGGCAAGGAGCCGGTCGACTCGTTCGACAAGTTTGTCCTCGACTGGAAAAAACGCGGCGGCGACCAGGTGATCAAGGAAGCGACGGAATGGTACAAGAGCACGCATAAATAA